CACGGCAGATGCAAGTGGGACGGTACCGGCGAGAGGAATGTTTTTTTCTAGGCGGCTCTGCCAAGGTGTGGATTTGCTCTCCAAGATCTGCTCAGCCTTTGGCTTCTCCTTTTAATGCCCTCaagcaaacactgaaatgcaAGGTTTCCTAGCAAGCACCCCAGAGAAATAAAAGGAGATCACCTGCAAATCTGGAAATCCCACCCCTCACGCCCTGGCCACGTGCTGAACCAGTGAGCTAGAGCTAAAGAGCTCCCTATATCCCTGCTCCTCACCCAGCCGGTCCTTGCCCATCTTGCAGCTGTAAGTGAAACAAAACTGTGCACGTCGATTTATTGCCCAGATCCTCTTCTGGGAGCATGTGCCAAGGTTTTTCTGTCTGGTTGGAGGTAGGCTGAAGAGTTGCTGGCCTGGTTATCTCCCAGGGACCAAGGTGGGACACCTGCACAGGAGAAAAGGGTGGCCCAAATCAGCCTCATCTTGTGCCCTTGCCATCACCGGGTTGCAGGACAAGGAGGGGGCTCAGCGCGGACACGGGTTGTCGATCAGCTGAAATCAGGCTCCACCAGCGGGTGAAGAGGAAGGTTTCTGCCTGTGATCGCTGCGACTCTGCGAGCGGGCATTGGGCAGCGGGTGGGCGCTgcaccgctccccgccgcgggtGCAGGCTTTGGGTAGAGGGACGCACAGCGCGGTGAGCGGCTGCGCTCTGCTTTGCTGCTTGAACTGCGGGACTTTTTGTGAGAGTCCTGGGGTTTGAACAAAACGGACAGagggtttttaaaatgaagtgtaAGCAAACTTATGAATAAAACTTCATCTTGAAGTGAGAAATTGTGTTGTTTTGCCTCCTAAAGGCTGAAATGAGACAATtcagtatttggaaaaagaaaaaaaaaaaagaatttccagaAGGATTCTTAAATTTCTGGGTGGATTTGCAAATAGTTTGGGTAAACACAAACGTCATCCTTTTCTGGCAGAGACACTATCCAACTGAAAGCGCTGCCTGGCCCCAGCTGTAGGTCGCTGCCTGTTTCAGCCACCAGAGTGGGTACCTGGCCTTTCCTCGCTGGTACGAGCACGGCGGGGGCTGGCATCTCTGTCCTGGCCCTTTTTGGACACCCTGCCATGGTGTAGTCAGTGCTATACTTTCTTTGAGTCTTGAGGCATTGCTAAATGCTCCCTGGCTTAAACTAGCAAGAAGTTGGAGTTTTGACTTCTGCTACCTGGAGTTCAGCTGGTGAAATCCAGTCTGTGGGGCACCGAATGCCCCGGAGACAGGGGGATTTAAGACTTCAGGATGATGAAAGAGTTCCTGGTCTCAGCCCACAGAGAAGAAGAACTAGCAAATAGGGTGCAGGTATAGGGGCATGGTCTGAGGTATGCAAGCACACGGCCACGTGTACACACACATCCCTTTCACACTGATTTCAAATTTTGTTTATGCGAAAATCAGCTCTTGGGTCTTTGACTGATGCTAGGTTTCTGCAAGGAGGAGTAAATAGGGCACAATGATTATTTTATAGCTATCGTTAACCAAGCAATGAATCTATGTCTTGGAGGAGGCAGAGCCTTCTTCGGACCTCGCTGACTGCTCGGGCCCCCCGTTTATATGCAGCAGGCTCTCGTGGTTGAGTTGCTGTTTGGTTTCAGGAAGAGGACAGCTGCCTAACGTTTGGTACCTGAGTGTGGCTGGTGCCCTGTAAAGTTAGTTGGGGATGCAGAGCTGGGGCACGTGTTGTTTGTGAACTGCTCGCAGCCTTGCTTTTACCTGGAGGCTTGGAATAATATTGCCTTATTGTTGCCTGTGCTGAGTGGTGATGGATGTGAGTGTTTgaaggagcaaaaaaacccagcctggGGTGGAAATCGAAAGGCTTGAATGAAACATCTCATCATTCAAAGATGACCCAGTATTGATGGGATCGTTCCCTGACGTGCGGGTGTCTtcttttctcttggctttgtTGTGCTGATTTGACAAACACCCTTGCAAGCCCCTCCTGAGAGCACAGCGCCGGCTTCAAACGAGAAACGAGACcgtgcagcccagggctggggccgTGTGTCCTCCCGGGGAGGCAGGGAACCCCCGCAGCCTGCGCTGAGCCCAGCTCTCCTCCCAGGGCACGGCAGGACCTCGGTGTGGCCACGCTTCCACAGCACGCTGCTCACGCTGCTTTCAGGGCGCTTGTTGCACCTACGGAGCCACGGCAGgctctttgcaaatattttctgagacACGTTGGTTGTGGTGGGCTTGGAGAAGTTAATCAGAGCAGTagtgctggggacagaggggtTGGACTCGTTAACTCTGGAGACAGATCTGCTCCCGTGTCTTTCGGTGACTCTTCTACACTGTCCTCATTGGTGTGCAAAGCCTGGATTAACTGAGATTTGCAAACCGCCCTCTCACTTTGACTATTTGATTTTAGAAAAAATGGACTGTGCTTTCTAAAGGCTCAACCCGCAGTGGCTTTCCTTCACAACGATGGAAACTGCTCGTCCTCTGAGCTTGTTTGGCTATTTCTGAGCAAGGAGAAGTTAAAATTGCAATTTCCAAAAAAAGGAGGCCAAATTTTACATTCTGCCCCATGGTAAACACCTGACTATATAAGTGGAAAATGGGTTCATGAATATAGCAAGCCTCTTCACCTCCCATCCGTGGGCCCCTCTTCCTTACAGTGGGGTGAATGATGCTTTACTCTCTCTAATGGGCTTTGACTACTGTGTCTCCAGCCTGAGGACGGTCTGAAAACTAACAAGTACTGTCAGTGCAGGAAATAGCCAAATATAATGGTATTTCTGCCCCTCTGAAATCAGGAAGGGGCTAATCCTGAAGTAGGACTTGCTGGTCCATGTACTGCACTGCAAGCAGGGTGCAGGTAAGGTGACCTGACCTTCAGGACCGCTGCGGGTGTTGTGCGAGGAGGTTGGGGACACAAAGTGAGGCTCTTCCAGTTTCTGCAACAGTTCAATGTTAAAACTGCATGCACGAGGGTCCTCTTTCATGATATGTGCAACCTTCTCCATACAGAACAAACTTTAAGCCCATGCACGAAAGAGGCAATTTCTTTTCCAAGTGTATCAGCCAGGGAGGCTGGAAGCAGAGCTTTCACTGTCCCCATCAGCAATGACCATTTAAATGCCTTAAAGGGGAATAGATGGTTAAAACCTAAATTCAGTTTCTGTGTAAGCAAACGGAGCTCACTGCCAAATGGCATATCACACTGCAGTTCTGAATTTACTCCTAAGcattaatttgtttctaattcTGTAGCTTGGTTAGAGTTGTGTTGGCATTGCATCGTTATATCCTTGCTAATGAGGTAACGGGGCTAATGCAAGCAGAGGACTCCTGTACGGATGTTGGCAGCATCCCAGAGAAGGTACTTTTAGCCTCATTGGAGACGCGCCAGACATCATGGGGGATATATTTATACTAATGATGCTTTATCATCAGTGAAAGTCAGGAGAGGCAAAGTGTTCTTGGTGTAGGCAGGACTATATTCACTTTTTGTTGCAGTAAAGCAAAATCATCTCCTGTGAAGGGAGCAAGTGATCTCACTAATAGGGAACTAGTGCTTTTATAATTGAGACTATTAGGGACTTCGGATAGCGTAGCTTTGCCCATTGGAAATCAcatctcctcccccccgccccgccctctgtcctttcctcctgGACTTGGTGATGGAGGTCTGGCCCCTCAGGCTGGATGTTGCAGTTTGTCGATGCCTGCCCTGAGAAAAACAACATCAGAGGTTCCCAATTCCTCcttggaggagggcagagggCAGATACTCTTGTCCAGGACAGATGATGCTCCCCCACATGGGTGCTCATGTGCTTGGGGTCAGCGCATTAGGGGATGCTGAGTGTTCCCTGACTGTGGCACTGTCACGGGAAGCCTGTCGTGCTGCCGTGAACCGTGGTGTACCTCCACTACAGACACCTGTGTGAATGGAGAATCAAGCCCACTGCGTACACGAGCGTAGAGTAAATGTGAATAcgaccaaaaccaggacaaacaccCCTCATCCACGTTGTCCAGTCCTACCCCAAATTCAAACTGGGTTGCATGTCACAAACATCAGCTGCTTTgtctttatttcattgttttcagtCCTCATACAACTACAAATCTAGCATTActgctaaagaaaagaaagagcaaactaCAGCCATTCACGGGATAACATAATTTTAAACTCTGTGAGAGAGCTGATACTATTAAAAAAGGTGGCCCTATTATAGGCTTTCATTATTGATGGCTACTTGAGGAGACATACACTataaaatataaagataaaaagCGAAAGGCTCTTTAGATAGATGTTCAGCTGAGTGTTGCTAGCATCAAATCAGTGGCACCGAACAAAATAAGAACAGACATCCAGCACAGCCTCTGGACGAAATGTGTGCACATTATGGATCTGCTAAGGCTTTGGCTTTACAATGTACACTTTAAATCAAAGCAACATTGAAGTCAATATTGATCGTTCTTGGAGATATATTTTACCTTCAGGCACTGCTGTTTCCCAAAGGAGCGTGGGCAAGAACGTACGTCTCTGTGCAGTGCTGACTGCTCGTGGACAGGGATCTCCCCGAAATCCTCTGAAACCGATTCCTCCTTTGGAAGTACCCACTGCTGCTGCTAAGGGACCGCTGTCTGTTCTTCAGGTACTCCCTGTAGTTTTTGGTGAGCAGGGTGTAGAGGAAAGGGTTGATACAGCTGTTGCTGTAGGTCAGACAGGTTGTCAGATAATTAATGTTCTTCATCACCTTGGGAGATAAAGGGAAGGATTCATAATACTGGAAGAGGAGCTGCCATATCCAGAAAGGCAAGAAGCAAGCCCAGAACACCAGCACTATCGTGAAGATTAAATAGAGCACCTTTTGGTTCGGCAGCCGCTTGGTCTGCTTGAAGGATGCTGTTTGCGACACCCAGTAAATCTTAGCTAATCGGATGTAAAGGTAGCCAATGATTACCCCTGGGCCCACGATGCTGGTACCAAAAAGGATGGTGAGATAGACTTTGTAGGACAGCTTGCTCCAAGTGGGCAGGCAGATGCTTTTGTTGTCCCTTTGCACCAGCTGGATCATGATGAGCATTGGGAGAGTGAGCAGCAGTGACACCAGCCAGATGACAACAGCAATGGCCTTTCGGTAACTCTTGGACCTCTTCACTGTGTCCAGGGGCTTCAGCACGGCAAAGTAGCGCTCCGTGCTCATGACTGTGAGGGTGAAGATGCTGGCGTGCATAGTGAGGAAGTCCAGACTGAACAGGATGCGACAGCCAATGTCCCCAAAGTACCATTTCTGAATGAAGTAGGTCCCAACAATGAAGGGGATGGTGAGAAGGTAGAGCAGGTCCGCCAGTGCGAGGTTGATGATGTAAATATACATGGAGGCAGATGATCGCAAGTAATGGCACATCACCAGCAAGGTGTAGACGTTGCCTGTCACCCCGATCACGCACATGAGGGAGAGGATTGTCCCGATGGTGCAGATAGCGATCATGTCCTCCATGGAGCTGGCGGCTGGCACACCGTCCCCGGTGGCATTGGCGGAGGCGTTGGGTCTGATTCTGAACAGGCTGCCCTCGCTTGTGTCTGTCACCGTGTAGGGGGTTGCAGAAAAGTGGCTCTCCAGCTCCTCAGTTAGGGACATCCTCCTGGCCTTGCAATGCCAGAGGCTTTGTTCATGCCAGTGGGGTCTGAAGATCTGTTCTTTCTGCTCTGAGAAACGCGAGTGCTGGGAGATGGTGAACCATTTCTTAGCGGGGTCTCATCCGAGGAGGATCTGCATTCTCCGCTAGAGGAAAGACATCAGAAACCAACATGTTAGAAATCTGCCACAGCAGCGCAAATTATCCAGTAGAAGTTACCTGTCCCTGAGTACGTATCTGCACTGTCTGCACGTACCACAGGTCTTCTGCACTGAGGCCACTCGTGTGTAGGGTTCATGCCATCATTACAAGAGCACAGCTTTGAGGAATGACATTTCTTAGTGTGTCCATGGAAAAGAGACAAAACAGATTGTGGGATCATTGGAACCGCTTGCTGCAATCCTTAAAGTTAGTTTGGGGTTGGGGAAAAGAAGCGTCCTTCCTAAATTCATATCGGCAACTTACAGACCTGTCAGCATGATCGCTTAAACCTCTTTGCTAAGCTCTTAACTCTGAAGGAGTAAAAGaccccaaaaaaaggaaaacaaactttgGATTTACCACTTGCAGCCAAATTGTATATTTTGTGTAAGTGGTACACTCAAAGTCCTGTCCAGCATTCCTGCAGTGTTTTCACAGAGCAAATTTTCCTTGAATGAGAAGCTCCTGCTATGTCCTGACCTGCAGCTTCAAACTGTAGTTGagtgatggagaaaaaaatgcattttccatctATAGAGCAAGTTGTAGGTTGCACTGTGGGTTTTGTATGTCTGTAAGCACAGTTTTCTTCCATGCTCTCTGTCAAGTCTGATCCCACAGATCATGTGTCCACGCACAGATATATTTCAGACAGACCTGTCTGTGGACCTCTCTGAACAGCCTCATGCAGCGAGGTGCGGGATTGCTCTGCGGCGTGTTAGGCAGGTAGTCACTCTTCCTATGTGGGAGCTTTTGGTTAGCTGAAGCCCAACACGATACAAATCATGACTGTGTTGCTTTGAATTTATGCTGGCTCTGGATGTAGGCAAAGGGAGATCACAAACACTGAAGAAGTAGCTAAAATGCCCAATTTTAAGGCATACTAGAAGCCTGCGCCCGCCTAAGGGTCGCTGCACACAGAAGCGCGTTTGCACTATGTATTTTACGGAGCTCAGATGTCTCTGTTTGGAAAACGCTGTGCTGGACCGCCTTGTCCTTGCAGGGTTCAGCAGGCAAAGActtccctctgcctttccacTGGGCAGGTTGGGTTTGTTTTATCCTGGGCATCTGCTAAGTTTTGCAGCTTTTCCCAGTGAGTTCGGTGTCCCTTTGCCTCCACACCGGCTCTGACTCCTTTGCCTCTTTCCTCCCGCTTGCTCCTTGGCAGCAGGATTAGAGCACCAGGCCCTCCTCCGCTGCCCCTGTGTCAAAGACCCCGACAGTGACCTCTGTAGCGCTTGAGGATGGACAATGTTCATCCTCTTCATGGCTTGccctcatcttcttttcttcccactACCACCTGCTGTGGGTGATGGGTGCTCTGCAGATGTCATGCAAAAACTGCATAAAAGAGAGCAATCCAAGACAGAGGGAGATTTCTCCTCGCTTAACGATTGGGATAGgggtgcaaaaaaaaagagaaaaaacacaataCACAGAGCCTATCTCCCACCCGAGTTTCTTGGGTACAGACATCCCAGGGGGAGAGatgaagcgtggtcctgcagtgGTCAGCGCTCCTTTGGGACGTCGTTCCTCGGGGCTGGTCTCCAGCAGCTTCACCAGCATCTCGGCTTTCTTGGCCCTTGCAAACCCAAatccacctcctccctcccctgctgtgCTGTGCGCTCTCCTCCTGCTTGGCTTTGGGCATGTGTAGCCAGCCTGTCCACGCACCGACTTGCTCCCTCATCGTCCACTTTATCGATGTTATGTACgagctgtgctggcagcaaaAGCGTCACGCATGAAGGAGACACGGATGCTCAgggagctctgcctgctcctccgcCACACGATCGCCGGCACGCGTGGTCAGAAAAAAATGGCTCTGCATGGATGCGCCAGCTAAGCCCAGAGCTGGTCACACACGCAGCTATCGAGCTCAGCTGGATTTGCGATAGCTGATTTTCAGGAGCACGTTTCCATGGCCCAGGTGCTGTCTTCTTGCGGCTGCCTCACTTTGTGCTCCGGGCACTTGTAGCAGATCTGTGCTGTGCCTGTGCACGTCTGCGCGGCTCCCTGGTGTGACAGCTCCTGCCGGAGCTCAGCGCACCGcatccccctgctctgctcctcttccaCTGAACCCGCGTTTTGCTTCATTTATAGAATCACTACAGCACTAATTCAATTCAGACACTTCACCTGCCTCCAGACAGAGCCCACAGCCAGGCAAGTCCTCACTCCTAGAGGAGGAAAATTAAGCAAACTGGGGAAACCTTGCATCATTTTAAAGTTACTGTCATTGCTGCACTCGTACATGAACGCACACGctgacacacatgcacacacacacaccagagaGCTTGTTATTCCAAGCAGCCATTCAAGCATCTTATGGTCTGAGCAATTTTCTCAGCCAATCCTGCCTTTCCCTCTACGTTACCATCACACAGGAGTACCATGCACATTCCAGTAGCAACAAACATAAATGAATCCCTCCTGCTCAAACCTTGCTTTTAAATCCAGCAGATGAAGTTTCCTAcaggcaataaaataaaaatgaatctaGTAGTATTaaagctgaaacttaaaaaagaaaaaaaagaaagggaaaaaagaaaaagagagaatccTTCTTCATGGGCAGACAGCGAGAGATCCCCGTGCTCCGTCGCATCTGGAAGGGCAGCGGCAG
This window of the Calonectris borealis chromosome 20, bCalBor7.hap1.2, whole genome shotgun sequence genome carries:
- the LOC142091176 gene encoding urotensin-2 receptor-like, with protein sequence MSLTEELESHFSATPYTVTDTSEGSLFRIRPNASANATGDGVPAASSMEDMIAICTIGTILSLMCVIGVTGNVYTLLVMCHYLRSSASMYIYIINLALADLLYLLTIPFIVGTYFIQKWYFGDIGCRILFSLDFLTMHASIFTLTVMSTERYFAVLKPLDTVKRSKSYRKAIAVVIWLVSLLLTLPMLIMIQLVQRDNKSICLPTWSKLSYKVYLTILFGTSIVGPGVIIGYLYIRLAKIYWVSQTASFKQTKRLPNQKVLYLIFTIVLVFWACFLPFWIWQLLFQYYESFPLSPKVMKNINYLTTCLTYSNSCINPFLYTLLTKNYREYLKNRQRSLSSSSGYFQRRNRFQRISGRSLSTSSQHCTETYVLAHAPLGNSSA